The nucleotide sequence GCTGCGTGTACGCGTAGCGAATCTCGCTGAACCGCTGGCGTTTCTGACGGACGCGAGCGTGGACGGCGTAGTATCACCACTCGTCCTTCATTACCTCGAGGACTGGCGGCCGACGTTGCGAGAGATCCGGCGGGTCCTCAAGCCTGGCGGCTGGTTACTTCTGTCCACGCATCATCCGGGCGCAGACGCGGCGCGCTTTCCGAGCAGTCCATACTACGAAACGCAACTGGTGGAAGACGACTGGAAGTGGGTCGGCAAGGTAAAGTTCTATCGGCGACCGCTTACCGAGATAGCGTCGGCGCTCACCGACGTTGGGTTCGTGATCGAGCGGCTTGTCGAGCCGACACCGACAGAGGCCTTTCGACTCATCGATCCGGACGCGTACCGCCGGCTGCTCGAGCAACCCGAGTTTCTGATAGTTCGCGCTCGTGTCTCCTGAACTGTCACTACCAGCCCCGGTATACCACCAATGACTTTGTGAGTCCACCAAGTCGCTCGCGATACAACAATGCACCGGGAAATAGTGATTTCATCTCACTGCTATTGAGAAGTCGAATCTGCGACACCTCGCGGAGCGCATCCCGGTAGTCCGGTTGCCGATGCATCCATCCCAGATCGTGTCGGCGCAACAGTTCCACCTGCAGGCGCCGCGGGTAGAACTGAAACAGAGGTAGGAGGAAGTGCGGCTCCAGGGGGAAGTAGCGGTTGGGCGTCTGAACGAAATATCGCGGAGCCACCCGCTGGACCTCTTCAGCCATCCTCTCCTGATCGCCGAGTGATCCGACGTGCTCGATGACGGAGTTCGAAAAAACCGCGTCGAATGCATTGTCGGCAAACATGTGCATGTCTCGGGCGTCGCAGGCCAGTTGCTTGATTGCCTGGTTTGCAGAAACGTAGGACTCCAGGTTGACAATCGTGACGCTAATCGCACCAGTCGTCACAAGCGTCTCGCCTTCCCAGAATTGTGGAGTTCCGCCGACGTCAAGCACCGACGACCCTCGTGGGAGTTTCTCTATCAACCCGCGGAACAACGCGAACCTTTTACGGCGCATGCGACTGGCGAGCGACGCAGGGTCGTTGAAATTCGCCAAACGTTTGAGTCCCATGTTGGATCGGCCTCGTTACTGAACCAGAGAACACACATGCCTAATTCCCGCGCGAATTTCCCCGCGCCAGGCGACCAGGGATATACTACTGCATTCCGCAAGCAGCACGTGACCGTTACGCGAAAGAACACGCGGCTCGATGAATAAAGGCGGACAGTCAGCCGGCGAGGTCACCAGGCATCCACACCTCCTCGCCCCGCCGTCAACTCCGCACAAATAGGCGATATTGACGTGAAGCGTCTGGACCGACTTCTGCGATGGTTCCGAGCCCGACAAGCCTTACCAGCAAGCTCGATCGGGACATGCGGGACTTTCGCGGAGATCCGTACGTGTACGAAATTCAACCATGATGATGGCTAGAGCTCAAATCCGTGGCATCCTTCGAATCGTCGCAGCGATTCTCACAGTCCTGATTCTGGTTGTGCTCGTCCAGTCGATCCGGCGGGATGGACCGGCCGCTGTCGACGCCTGGCGCAGCGCTCATGTACGCTGGACGTGGGTTGCACTGTCGGTCGTATTGGGAGCGATGGGCCATGCATTCTATGTGATCGGATGGCGACGCCTCCTGAACGATGCAGGTATTCGCGTTCCGTTGTGGCAACTGATTCGCTTCTTTCTCGTAAGCAACCTCGGGCGCTATCTGCCGGGCGGAAAGGCGTGGCAGATGGGCATCATCGGCGTGATGGCAGCAGAGCACGACCTCCCAGCCGCCGCCATCACTGCAAGCTCTCTCTTCCAGGGAGTCATAGGCGTCGGCGTCGGCGCGATCGTGTTGTTCGCGGCCGGCGGCGCCCTCGTTGGTCTGCCCACTCCGTGGCTGGCGCTGCCGTTGATCGGGGTGACGATCCTGCTCCTGTGTCCGGTGATCATCAAATCGTCCGATCGCCTGCGACAGTTGATCACTCGGCACTGGCCCGATGTCACTTCAGTGACCGTTGGCACGATGTGGATGTTGATCTGGACCTCGGTCGGCAACTGGGTCATGTGGGGCGCGGCATTCTACGCACTCGGCGGCGCGCTGCTGCCGTCACCCGTAGCTTCGATCAGCTCGTACATCGCTGCGTGGAGCGGATCGTTTCTCGCCGGCTTGATCGCAGTCGTGTCCCCAGCCGGACTGGGTGCGAGAGAAGGAGTGATGGAGGCGATTCTGCACAACGCCGGCATGAACGCTGCGGACGTACTGATAGTCGTCGTCATCGCGCGCGTGTGGTCGACGGTACTCGACGTGGTTCCCGCGGTGACGGTGCTGATCTTCCGAAAGCGCCGCCATGCGCGAGCAGCTGCCGATCAACTCGCGCAGGAAGTTGAGACGTGAGCGAGCGCATCCTTTAATGCACACATCTTTTACCCACGGACCATGCGCTATATCCTGAAGCAGAAGCTGTTTTCGCTCGGCGACGATTTCTTCATCAAGGACGAGTCCGGCCGCGACCTCTATTTCGTCGACGGCAAGATGTTCAGCTTCGGCAGTCAGCTCTCGTTCCAGGATCTCGAGCGCAACGAGCTTGCATTCATCAAACAACGCGTGTTCGCCTGGGGAAAGACCTACGAGATCATCCGAGACGGTCAGATAGCGGCGGTTGTGCAGAAGCATCTCTTCTCGCTGGTCCATCACCGGTTTACCGTGGACGTCCCCGGGCCGGACGATCTGGAAGCGGAAGGAAACTTTACCGACCACGAGTATGTCTTCCGGCGAGGCACGCTACCCGTTGCAACCGTCTCGAAGAAGTGGTTCAGCTGGGCTGATACTTACGGAATCGAGATCGCACCAGAGGAAGATCAGGTGCTGATATTGGCGAGTGCGGTAGTCGTTGATGAAGCGTGTCATCCGGATGATGGAAGGCGGCATTGAGCTGCTTGCCGAGGCGATCAACATCTACCGTCAGGACATGGATACGAAAGTCCTTGATCTCGCCAATGCGATCAGGCCGTTTGCGCTCCTCATGATCGAAATTGGCGACGTCGATGCGGCTCGTCCGCTCTTGCAAGAGGCGTTGGTACTTTACTCGGCGCTCAATCTGACTGGGGGCGTCGCTGAATGCTCGACTCAGTTGGCAACGCTTGTCACTTCGTAGGCGTGCGATACGGCTGACTATTCGTCTGGATGGACGGCGGCATCAGACATGGACCAACACTGTGTCAGACGATTACAACTTCCTTTCTCATATGCCCCGCTATTCAGGCACTCCCCTCGCCCTCACGGCGCTTCGCGCGCTGCTTGCTCCTGTCGTCGTACTTCTGGCAATCTTTCACCCGAGCCGATCAGCGTTCGGTGCATGCCTCATCGCCGCGTTTGTCTCCGACGTTTTCGACGGCATTCTTGCGCGGCGCATGAACGTTGCGACACCGATTCTACGCCGCCTGGACAGCATCACCGACACAATCTTCTATCTATGCACTGCGTTCGCGGTGTGGCATCTCTATCCATCTGTAGTCTCGCAGCACATGGCAGCGCTGGTGGCTCTCGCAGGCTTGGAAGTCGCACGGTACATCTTCGATCTTCGCAAATTCGGGCGCGAAGCGAGTTATCACATGTGGTCTTCCAAGATATGGGGAATTGCGCTGTTCCTTGGCATCTTCTCGCTGCTCGCGCTGGGGTCATCCGGTATCGCGGTATCGGCGGCGATCTATCTTGGCATCGTAGCGGATATTGAAGGCCTGATTATCTCCATTATCATAAACGACTGGGAATCCGATATTCCCACTTTCGTGCACGCATACCGACGACGCGGCGCGAAGGCCGCCCGGGTTTCCGTGTGACTACCGCCAACTGCCTGAGCAGGATTGAAACAATGCGCAGAGTACGTTACAACGTAGCAGCAACCCTGGACGGCTACATCGCCGGCCCCAATGGCGAGTACGACTGGATTCCGGAGGACTCAACAGTCGATTTTGCATCGATCTTCGCGCGTGTCGACACGGTGCTCCTGGGACGCCGCAGCTACGAGGTGGCGCGCGCAGTGCCCGAGGTGCCGTGGTCAGCTGGAACACGCGTCTATGTCTTCTCGCACACCCTCCGGCCGGAAGATCACCCGGGAGTAACCATCGTGCGCGACGACGCGGCGGGCGTGGTGGCGTCGCTCAGGGCAGAATCGGGAGATGGTGACATCTGGTTGTTCGGCGGCGGTGTGCTGTTCGCCGACCTGCTCGCCGCCGGACAGGTTGACGCAGTCGAAGTCACCGTCGCGCCGGTGCTGCTCGGCGAAGGTGTTCGACTACTGCCGCGCGGCGTACGGACCGTGCTTACGCTCACCGGTTCCCACGTGTACCCGAGCGGAATGGTGGGTCTTTACTACTCGGTGCCCAGCGCTGACAGAAAAGGGCCACACGCCAACCTTCTCGCCAACGCGCCAACCTGAGGATTCCCATGGATTTTGATGTAACGACCGGAGTCGCGGTCCTCGAACGAACTCCCCACGCCCTGCGCGCAATGCTCACGGGACTGGGATCGGCATGGATCGACGCAAATGAAGGCGCGGAGACCTGGAGTCCCTATGACAATGTCGGTCACCTGATCCATGGCGAGCGCACGGACTGGATTCCCCGTGCGCAGATCATTCTCGCCCAAGGTGAGAATCGTCGCTTCACACCATTCGACCGTTTCGCTCAGTTCCGTGAGAGCAAGGGCAAGTCGCTCGCCGATCTGTTGGACGAATTCTCAAACTTGCGATCGGCCAACCTGGCTACACTTGCAGGATGGAAGCTTTCCGACGAACAACTCGCGTTGAAGGGTGAGCATCCGGAACTCGGGACGGTCACGCTCCGGCAGTTATTGTCGGCATGGGTCGTACACGACCTCGGACACATTGCTCAGATCGCTCGTGTGATGGCGAAACAATACCGCGACGCTGTCGGACCATGGCGCGTCTATCTTCCGGTGCTGGATCGCTGACCTGCTGAAACACACCTGACGAGCAGACCCGTACCGCACGCACGTGGATGGCCGCGAGCCGCTGGCTTCATCTGATGGAATGAAGCCAGCGGCACGAAGGGGGCGTTACTTCGGAAAGATCACCGGGAACACTTCGTCCGTCGTGAAGATGCAGCGATCGTTGTGACCGCACTCCGGAACGATGATCGCGTGGTGCTTGGCGCCGAGTGTCTCGTTGACATACTTGAAGAACGCTTCGCCGCGTGCGCGTCGCGTCGGGCCCTGCGCCATCGCGGACGGAGATGAATCGAATCCGCCGAGCGGCAGTACGTCCACCTGGCCCAGCAGGTATGTCGTCGGACGCTCGACCAGCTGCTTCTTCAATTGCTCGTCCGACATCTTTGCAGTGTAGGAGTTGCGATTCTCGAGACCGGACGGCCACTGATTGTACGTTGCAACCTTGGTCGAGTCGAACGGACCGTAGGTGAAATCCGCGTTCACCTTCTCTCCATTCGGACCCAGCGCTTCCTTGTATGCATCGACTGGATCTGCGTTGCCCGTGGGCAGCGGCCGCACGGCAGCCGGCCATGCGTAGCTCGACGGATTGGCTACGGCGTAACTCATCGTCACACCCTTGAGCGTTCCGTCGACCTTGTTCGCCATCTCGTAGCGCGTCGCGAACTGTCCGCCCGCTGAATGTCCTGTGACGACGATGTGCTTGAGGTTCGGGAAATTCTTTTTGTTTGCGAGCTTGCGTACGATCTCGTCGACGAAGTCGAATGCGGAAAGGTCCGGATTGGTCGGCGACATGCCGCCCGATCGCCAGCTGTCACGTCGCTCGGGCCAGATCACCTCGTTCGCCGCCGGCTTGTCGGTGCCAGCGGTGAAGTGTGGCGCGATGATGACCGTGTTGTTGAGCGCGTTAGCGAGAAATCCCGCTGACGTTGCTGTCTCGAAGTAGTGATCCGCATTGCGATTCGCACCGTGGACCATGATGAGCGCGCGTGTCATAGCCGCGTTCGGCTTGTCCAGGGAGTATGTCGAATACACCATCGACCGCGCGGGTCCACTGCCAAAGACTATCCATTGCTCGCAAGCCGTAGTCGCGTGCGTGCAGGGAGCGCCGGTTTGCGCCTGGCTCGCTGCCGGAATTAACATGAGAGCAGCGGCAGAAACAAAGAGGGAGGATTTTCGCATGAGAAACGGTTTCGAGGAAAAAGATGATCGCGAGGAGATCATCTCGGGGGCCATCCTGGTGCGCAGAAGAATACGCCCCGATGTCGCGACTCGTTGAGTCTCTCCGCGCAACGCATTACCGCGCGGCCTTCCCCACGCGCATCAGTCGGACGCATATTCGACGCATGACCTCACGGCGTGAATTTGTGGAGCAGGCGACCCTGTCTGCGCTCGGCCTGATGATGCCGATCCCTGATGTGTCGAGCACGACGCGGAAGTTATCCGTGCCGCAATCGCGCAATGGCTTCCTTGACCTGCTTCGCATGCCGGATCGCGTGATTGTCCAGACGACCACAGGCAATCAATCGCTTGATCACCACTCAGGCGAGAGCTGGACGGGCGACGCCGGCGTGGTCGTCACGACATCGATACGGACCGGGGCGCTTCACGTAGCGCTTTCTGCGCCGTCGATCGCGATAAGACGATTGTATCTCCGCTGGCGCGGCGACATGGCCGGCACGCGTCTCATCATGGGTGACGCTTGGGAGCGCGCGTACGGCGATCTCGAGTGGCGTACGTGGATCCCCGATCGCGTCATGCCATGGTATTTCGCTACGCACGATGGCACACACACGAATACATATGGAGTTCGTACTGGCGCCAATGCATTCTGCTTCTGGCAGATCGACAGACATGGCATCAGCCTTTGCGCGGACGTGAGGAGCGGCGCTCTGGGCGTGCAGCTCGGTGAGCGCACTCTCGATGTCTGTGACATCGTCTGTCGCGCTGGTCGCGAGGGCGAGTCCGCGTTCGCGGCCGTGCATTCGTTCTGTCGCCAGATGTGTCCCGACCCGCGGCTCCCGTCGCAACCGGTTTATGGAAGCAACGACTGGTACTGGGCGTACGGAAAGAACAGCGCCGATTCGGTGCGCGTCGATGCTAGGCACATCGTAGAGCTTTCACCCGCAGGGAAGAACCGGCCATTCGTCGTGATCGACGACGGATGGCAGCCAGGACGCGGAAAGGATGAGACCGGCGCCGGGACATGGGATCGTGGCAACGAAAAATTCCCGCACATGCCAGGCCTCACCGCCGACATCCGAAACATCGGCGCACGTGCCGGCGTGTGGATTCGTCCGCTGCAGCCGACGGCGGACACTCCGGACAGCTGGCGCCTGGCGCGTACACGCACCGTGCTCGATCCAACTGTGCCAGAAGTCCGCCAGAAGATCACCGACGACATCGCACGGTTACGCGGATGGGGCTTCGAGCTGATCAAGCACGACTACACGACCTTCGACATCTTCGGTCGCTGGGGCTTCCAGATGGACACCGATCTCACGCGCGGCGAATGGAAATTCGCGTCCGGCACAGGCAGGACGACGGCGGAAGTGATAAATGATCTCTACGGAACCATCCGTGCAGCTGCCGGCGAGAGCCTCGTCATCGGATGCAACACGGTGAGCCACCTGTCGGCCGGACACTTCGAGCTGTGCAGGATCGGCGACGATACCAGTGGCACCGACTGGGCA is from Gemmatimonadota bacterium and encodes:
- a CDS encoding class I SAM-dependent methyltransferase, giving the protein MLALLPPVADCHILDAGCGGGWYAAQLLERGANVTAIDASATLVEHARRRLSSFLTGESAPLRVRVANLAEPLAFLTDASVDGVVSPLVLHYLEDWRPTLREIRRVLKPGGWLLLSTHHPGADAARFPSSPYYETQLVEDDWKWVGKVKFYRRPLTEIASALTDVGFVIERLVEPTPTEAFRLIDPDAYRRLLEQPEFLIVRARVS
- a CDS encoding class I SAM-dependent methyltransferase, which encodes MGLKRLANFNDPASLASRMRRKRFALFRGLIEKLPRGSSVLDVGGTPQFWEGETLVTTGAISVTIVNLESYVSANQAIKQLACDARDMHMFADNAFDAVFSNSVIEHVGSLGDQERMAEEVQRVAPRYFVQTPNRYFPLEPHFLLPLFQFYPRRLQVELLRRHDLGWMHRQPDYRDALREVSQIRLLNSSEMKSLFPGALLYRERLGGLTKSLVVYRGW
- a CDS encoding lysylphosphatidylglycerol synthase domain-containing protein; protein product: MARAQIRGILRIVAAILTVLILVVLVQSIRRDGPAAVDAWRSAHVRWTWVALSVVLGAMGHAFYVIGWRRLLNDAGIRVPLWQLIRFFLVSNLGRYLPGGKAWQMGIIGVMAAEHDLPAAAITASSLFQGVIGVGVGAIVLFAAGGALVGLPTPWLALPLIGVTILLLCPVIIKSSDRLRQLITRHWPDVTSVTVGTMWMLIWTSVGNWVMWGAAFYALGGALLPSPVASISSYIAAWSGSFLAGLIAVVSPAGLGAREGVMEAILHNAGMNAADVLIVVVIARVWSTVLDVVPAVTVLIFRKRRHARAAADQLAQEVET
- a CDS encoding LURP-one-related family protein encodes the protein MRYILKQKLFSLGDDFFIKDESGRDLYFVDGKMFSFGSQLSFQDLERNELAFIKQRVFAWGKTYEIIRDGQIAAVVQKHLFSLVHHRFTVDVPGPDDLEAEGNFTDHEYVFRRGTLPVATVSKKWFSWADTYGIEIAPEEDQVLILASAVVVDEACHPDDGRRH
- a CDS encoding CDP-alcohol phosphatidyltransferase family protein, producing the protein MPRYSGTPLALTALRALLAPVVVLLAIFHPSRSAFGACLIAAFVSDVFDGILARRMNVATPILRRLDSITDTIFYLCTAFAVWHLYPSVVSQHMAALVALAGLEVARYIFDLRKFGREASYHMWSSKIWGIALFLGIFSLLALGSSGIAVSAAIYLGIVADIEGLIISIIINDWESDIPTFVHAYRRRGAKAARVSV
- a CDS encoding dihydrofolate reductase family protein — encoded protein: MRRVRYNVAATLDGYIAGPNGEYDWIPEDSTVDFASIFARVDTVLLGRRSYEVARAVPEVPWSAGTRVYVFSHTLRPEDHPGVTIVRDDAAGVVASLRAESGDGDIWLFGGGVLFADLLAAGQVDAVEVTVAPVLLGEGVRLLPRGVRTVLTLTGSHVYPSGMVGLYYSVPSADRKGPHANLLANAPT
- a CDS encoding DinB family protein — translated: MDFDVTTGVAVLERTPHALRAMLTGLGSAWIDANEGAETWSPYDNVGHLIHGERTDWIPRAQIILAQGENRRFTPFDRFAQFRESKGKSLADLLDEFSNLRSANLATLAGWKLSDEQLALKGEHPELGTVTLRQLLSAWVVHDLGHIAQIARVMAKQYRDAVGPWRVYLPVLDR
- a CDS encoding alpha/beta hydrolase; this translates as MLIPAASQAQTGAPCTHATTACEQWIVFGSGPARSMVYSTYSLDKPNAAMTRALIMVHGANRNADHYFETATSAGFLANALNNTVIIAPHFTAGTDKPAANEVIWPERRDSWRSGGMSPTNPDLSAFDFVDEIVRKLANKKNFPNLKHIVVTGHSAGGQFATRYEMANKVDGTLKGVTMSYAVANPSSYAWPAAVRPLPTGNADPVDAYKEALGPNGEKVNADFTYGPFDSTKVATYNQWPSGLENRNSYTAKMSDEQLKKQLVERPTTYLLGQVDVLPLGGFDSSPSAMAQGPTRRARGEAFFKYVNETLGAKHHAIIVPECGHNDRCIFTTDEVFPVIFPK